The following nucleotide sequence is from Dehalogenimonas formicexedens.
TACCTAATCAAACCATTCATTGAAGACGATTTACCACTCCTTACGCGTCTAATCAATGAGACGATAGAGCGATCTTATGTGCGCGCCTATCCTCCAAAGGCGGTACGCTTTTTCCTCGATTACCACGCTAGGGTCAATATTCTCCGGGACGCTGCCGCGGGCATAATTCTGATCGGTTGGGAAGGAAAGGCGGCGGTCGCCACCGGTACCCTGGTGGGAAATTACATATCTCGGGTATTTGTCGGCAACCAGTATCGATCACGAGGCGTCGGGAAAATGATCGCCAGGGAGTTGGAGAATCGAGCTCGAGCGGGAGGCCTAAGAGTACTGGAACTCGATGCCTCTGTGACATCCAGAAGTTTCTGGGAACGGCTGGGCTGGATCGTTATCTCTCACGA
It contains:
- a CDS encoding GNAT family N-acetyltransferase, with the protein product MSTDTQYLIKPFIEDDLPLLTRLINETIERSYVRAYPPKAVRFFLDYHARVNILRDAAAGIILIGWEGKAAVATGTLVGNYISRVFVGNQYRSRGVGKMIARELENRARAGGLRVLELDASVTSRSFWERLGWIVISHEVEMVEDEPLEYFKMKKELV